One region of Scophthalmus maximus strain ysfricsl-2021 chromosome 15, ASM2237912v1, whole genome shotgun sequence genomic DNA includes:
- the LOC118285755 gene encoding protein ALP1-like: MPASINLSVCIFYIIQRFLTKIRRNRARRERRLRGVAAVRLARRRQIHGQVTRYCVLNDQVPVLALYFDGQSDLRPDFRLSRPTVAQLIALLHFPCDHGRGPGLEVLVFMFWLASATSYRVVSQAFSIPRSTVHDIIHRVANKIISLKNRVIYFPPQEELERISTGFERLAGSAAFTRVVGSIDGGHIRIKPLSADVQCYFNRKLFQSIQMQAMCDHQCQFLDVFIGYRGSVHDARVLKNTPVYVRSLYPPEGYCILGDGGYPCMSQPIALITPYREPVRGAVAARFNRHHAKARSVIERAFGIMKTRW, translated from the exons ATGCCCGCGAGTATCAACTTGTCCGTGTGTATTTTCTACATTATTCAaaggtttttgacaaaaattaggcGAAATAgagcgagaagagagagacggcTGAGAGgtgttgctgctgtgagactAGCAAGACGTCGACAAATT cATGGCCAAGTAACTCGGTACTGTGTACTGAATGACCAAGTTCCTGTCTTGGCCCTGTATTTTGATGGTCAAAGTGACCTACGACCTGACTTCCGCCTCTCCAGACCCACAGTTGCTCAGCTCATCGCCCTTCTCCACTTTCCATGTGACCATGGCAGGGGTCCAGGCCTAGAGGTTCTGGTGTTTATGTTTTGGCTGGCAAGCGCAACGTCTTACCGTGTCGTGTCACAAGCATTTAGCATCCCACGCTCCACGGTGCATGACATCATTCACAGGGTTGCTAACAAAATCATCAGTCTCAAGAACAGGGTCATTTACTTTCCACCACAGGAGGAGCTTGAGAGAATCAGCACTGGCTTTGAGCGCCTTGCTGGATCAGCAGCATTCACCAGGGTTGTGGGCAGCATTGATGGCGGCCATATTAGAATAAAGCCCCTGAGTGCGGATGTGCAGTGTTATTTCAACAGGAAACTGTTCCAATCCATCCAGATGCAAGCCATGTGTGACCATCAGTGCCAGTTCCTGGATGTTTTCATTGGGTACCGAGGGTCAGTCCATGATGCCAGAGTGCTTAAAAACACCCCTGTGTATGTGCGCAGTCTGTATCCACCTGAGGGATATTGCATTCTGGGGGATGGTGGATACCCCTGTATGTCACAACCCATCGCCCTCATCACACCTTACAGGGAGCCAGTGAGAGGTGCAGTTGCCGCACGTTTTAACAGACACCACGCAAAGGCCCGTTCTGTCATCGAGAGAGCATTTGGCATCATGAAGACCAGGTGGTGA
- the LOC124851013 gene encoding chromobox protein homolog 7-like has protein sequence MRCHPTFHVSKIKPVQESPLVPAAPPPPLPRLIGGGLTYSVRRLIRSRKRGRGIQYLVDWEGYGPEERSWVPARHILDPQLILEFHQQHPQQPSQSPGDPRDPGDKLSSAPPLDLPDEGESLSDGEETAREDQGSLHRTPSTRPAERMDWSASDEY, from the coding sequence ATGCGATGTCATCCCACCTTTCACGTGTCCAAAATTAAACCTGTACAAGAAAGTCCTCTGGTCCcggctgcccctcctcctcctctccctcgactCATCGGTGGAGGCCTCACGTACTCGGTCCGTCGCCTCATCAGGTCCCGAAAGCGAGGGAGGGGAATTCAATACCTGGTTGACTGGGAGGGGTATGGCCCGGAGGAAAGATCCTGGGTTCCTGCTCGCCACATCCTAGACCCTCAGCTTATCCTGGagttccaccagcagcatcccCAGCAACCATCTCAGTCCCCAGGGGATCCGAGGGATCCTGGGGATAAGTtgtcctcggctcctcccctTGATCTTCCTGACGAGGGGGAATCATTGTCAGACGGGGAGGAGACAGCTAGGGAGGACCAAGGATCCCTCCACCGAACCCCCTCCACCCGCCCAGCTGAAAGAATGGATTGGTCAGCTTCTGACGAATATTAG
- the LOC118285764 gene encoding histone H1-like has translation MAEAAAPTAAPAKAAKKKAPRRKKVGPTVSELIVTAVSASNERSGVSAAALKKALAAGGYDVEKNKARVKTAIKSLVAKRTLVQSKGTGVSGSFKMNKNKKAEPKAKKPFKKAVTKAKKRASKKRAAAKKPKSAAAKKRAGTKKSRKKVKKHAVAKKSAKRPKKANKSPKRARSPAAKKAPQRRPSNPE, from the coding sequence ATGGCAGAAGCAGCTGCCCCGACTGCTGCCCCGGCTAAAGCAGCCAAGAAGAAGGCTCCGAGACGAAAGAAGGTCGGTCCCACTGTCAGTGAACTCATCGTTACGGCCGTGTCCGCGTCCAATGAGCGGAGCGGCGTGTCAGCGGCTGCCCTCAAGAAGGCTCTTGCTGCAGGAGGCTATGATGTGGAGAAGAACAAGGCCCGCGTTAAGACCGCCATCAAGAGCCTGGTGGCCAAGAGGACCCTGGTCCAGTCCAAGGGAACTGGGGTCTCAGGCTCCTTTAAaatgaacaagaacaagaaggCTGAGCCTAAAGCCAAGAAGCCGTTCAAGAAGGCCGTTACCAAAGCCAAGAAACGGGCCTCCAAGAAACGCGCAGCGGCCAAGAAGCCCaagtcagcagcagcaaagaagCGAGCAGGCACTAAAAAGTCCCGAAAGAAGGTGAAGAAACATGCAGTAGCAAAAAAATCAGCCAAGAGACCCAAGAAAGCCAACAAGAGCCCTAAGAGGGCGAGGAGCCCTGCAGCCAAGAAGGCCCCACAAAGAAGGCCGTCAAACCCAGAGTGA